The Vidua macroura isolate BioBank_ID:100142 chromosome 4, ASM2450914v1, whole genome shotgun sequence genome window below encodes:
- the MFSD8 gene encoding major facilitator superfamily domain-containing protein 8 translates to MAAAGSAPEARPEGREPLLGSAGAPADEDEEEESRDVVESQEHYKSRWRSIWIMYLTMFLSSVGFSIVIMSVWPYLQKIDPTADASFLGWIIASYSIGQMVASPLFGLWSNYRPRREPLVISTAISVAANCLYAYVHVPHSHNKYYMLTARALVGFGAGNVAVVRSYIAGATSLMERTSAMANTSACQAVGFILGPVFQTCFTLIGEEGVTWKFLCLQLNMYTAPVLFGALLGVINIILIFAIFREHRVDDTGRQYKSINSDGEGSDVLDQNTEGSIDHIAVVALNVLFFVILFVFAVFETIATPLTMDMYSWTRKEAVFYNGIILSMIGIESVIVFMVVKTLSKKTGERAILHAGLLIVLVGFFILLPWGKKLPNIQWQEIKNNSIPRTAPSEMLAPFWSLPELQLPSNHTAEPVGCPVTQSWCLNTPMIYLAQYISSDVLIGLGYPVCNVMSYTLYSKVLGPKPQGVYMGWLTASGSGARILGPVFVSQIYTHLGPRWAFSLICGVVVVSLLLLEIVYKRLIAFSVRYGRMQEETC, encoded by the exons ATGGCGGCCGCGGGCTCCGCTCCGGAGGCGCGTCCCGAAGGGCGGGAGCCCCTGCTGGGGTCCGCGGGGGCCCCGGCGGatgaggacgaggaggaggagagcag GGATGTTGTGGAATCACAGGAGCATTATAAGAGCAGGTGGCGATCCATCTGGATCATGTACCTGACAATGTTTCTCAGTAGTGTAG GATTCTCAATTGTAATTATGTCTGTGTGGCCATATCTCCAAAAG ATTGATCCGACAGCGGATGCGAGTTTCTTGGGCTGGATTATAGCTTCATATAGCATTGGCCAAATGGTTGCCTCTCCCCTCTTTGGCCTGTGGTCCAACTACAGGCCCAGGAGAGAGCCTCTGGTCATTTCCACTGCTATTTCAGTAGCTGCTAATTGTCTCTATGCCTACGTCCACGTGCCCCATTCCCACAACAAGTACTACATGCTGACTGCCCGTGCTCTCGTGGGGTTTGGAGCAG gaaatgtggCTGTAGTTCGATCTTATATTGCGGGTGCCACTTCTCTGATGGAAAGAACGAGTGCCATGGCCAATACCAGTGCCTGCCAAGCAGTTGGCTTCATATTAGGACCAG tttttcaGACATGTTTTACACTTATTGGAGAAGAAGGAGTTACGTGGAAATTTCTTTGTCTTCAGCTGAACATGTACACAGCACCAGTTTTATTTGGAGCTCTCTTAGGAGTTATTAATATTATTCTCATCTTTGCCATATTCAG GGAGCATCGAGTGGATGACACAGGACGGCAGTACAAAAGTATTAATTCTGATGGAGAAG GAAGTGATGTTCTGGATCAGAACACAGAAGGAAGCATCGACCACATTGCTGTGGTAGCACTCAACGTTCTCTTCTTTGTCATcctgtttgtgtttgctgtcTTTGAAAC TATAGCTACTCCACTGACAATGGATATGTATTCCTGGACCAGGAAAGAGGCTGTTTTTTATAATGGAATAATCCTTAGCATGATTGGCATTGAATCAGTTATTGTTTTCATGGTGGTTAAAACACTATCAAAAAA GACTGGTGAGCGTGCCATACTCCATGCAGGCTTACTGATTGTCTTGGTTGGATTCTTTATCTTACTGCCTTGGGGGAAGAAACTACCAAATATCCAGTGGCAAG aaataaagaacaacTCCATTCCCAGAACAGCCCCCAGTGAAATGTTAGCGCCTTTCTGGAGtttgccagagctgcagctgccatcCAACCACACAGCAGAACCCGTGGGCTGCCCTGTCACACAGTCCTGGTGCCTGAATACTCCCATGATCTACCTGGCCCAGTACATCAGCTCTGATGTGCTCATAGGCTTGGGCTATCCTGTTTGTAATGTCATGTCCTACACTTTATACTCAAAAGTCCTAGGACCAAAGCCTCAG GGTGTCTACATGGGATGGTTGACTGCCTCTGGAAGTGGAGCACGGATCCTTGGGCCTGTTTTTGTGAGCCAAATCTACACTCACCTGGGGCCACGCTGGGCATTCAGCTTGATCTGTGGAGTAGTTGTAGTCTCTCTCCTACTCTTGGAGATAGTATACAAGAGACTAATTGCATTTTCTGTCAGATATGGGAGGATGCAGGAAGAGACTTGTTaa
- the PLK4 gene encoding serine/threonine-protein kinase PLK4 isoform X1, which yields MRRGWLCGPAGPRRRAPESSVQDFKVGNLLGKGSFAGVYRAVSLKTGLEVAIKMIDKKAMHKVGMVQRVQNEVKIHCQLKHPSILELYNYFEDSNYVYLILEICHNGEMSRYIKNRKKPFSEDEARHFLHQIITGMLYLHSHGILHRDLTLSNILLTSNMNVKIADFGLATQLKMPHEKHYTMCGTPNYISPEIATRSPHGLESDVWSLGCMFYTLLIGKPPFDTDTVRNTLNKVVLADYEMPAFLSREAQDLIHRLLRKNPADRLSLSSVLDHPFMSRGSSARSRDLGTSEDSMDSGNATISTTFMGSSSISTSGSLKEKKKLLVGQPLPNKITFFPANKNSSNNSLGEGSGSFRQWGIQGKEGGVNGRGRTTQPAEERPHSRYLRRAHSSDRSGTSHSQTQGISNIMDRCHSLEVLSKPKIGTRENTEYFSPANSYTDIGEIFKKTSSTSGSFEEQISPPVKDQPHSNYLCPVKPQVGLLEQKSQAETMQQWLGSMQTNDPLGPPADLTGKSNAQGGFRYHLDVQQDAPRNAWNTLKDIRNHGASGDCPQSLNQRNPKQCIPGVLCKNEKIQPGLWLNSRMTCGLWSTPEQNQTCGQEPSAHQKATLRSVVSPLTAHRLKPIRQKTKNAVVSILDTGEVCMEFLKEHRSQELVKEVLRISCDGNVIAVYHPNEGRGFLLDDRPPPPPEGICTYNFDNLPEKYWKKYQYAAKFVQLVRTKTPKVTFYTRYAKCMLMENSPPADVEICFYDGAKIHKTAGITRVIEKSGKSFTLKGESEAGLKKEIQAYMDHANEGHRICLALECAVLEEEKRSGSAPFFPIIVGRKPGNTESPQDVTPPLLDKMNYSKEVVALDRNQAASSTPVQTPNSAPVVPCEKPTFLTNTVEKTCSSVHQMECSPNSAQLVKSVFVKNVGWASQLTSGAVWVQFNDGSQLVAQAGVSSITYTSPDGQTTRYGEDDKLPEYIKEKLHCLSSILVMFTNPAGPH from the exons ATGCGGCGGGGGTGGCTGTGCGGCCctgccgggccccgccgccgggccccggaGAGCTCCGTCCAG GATTTCAAGGTGGGGAACCTCCTGGGGAAGGGCTCCTTCGCAGGGGTCTACAGAGCAGTATCCCTGAAAACCGGCCTGGAAGTGGCCATCAAAATG ATAGACAAAAAAGCCATGCACAAAGTTGGAATGGTACAGAGAGTTCAGAATGAGGTGAAAATACATTGTCAGCTGAAGCATCCATCTATACTTGAG ctttataACTATTTTGAAGATAGCAACTACGTGTACTTGATACTTGAGATATGTCACAATGGTGAAATGAGCAGATAcataaagaacagaaagaaaccCTTTTCAGAAGATGaag CACGACACTTCTTGCACCAGATTATCACAGGTATGCTGTACCTCCATTCCCACGGAATATTGCACCGGGACCTCACCCTCTCCAATATCTTACTCACCAGTAACATGAATGTCAAGATTGCTGATTTTGGGTTGGCGACTCAGCTGAAGATGCCTCATGAGAAGCATTACACCATGTGTGGGACTCCGAATTACATTTCTCCGGAGATAGCCACGAGGAGCCCGCACGGGCTGGAGTCTGACGTGTGGTCTCTGGGCTGTATGTTTTACACTCTTCTCATTGGCAAGCCACCTTTTGACACGGACACGGTCAGGAACACGCTGAATAAAGTGGTGCTGGCAGACTATGAAATGCCAGCCTTCTTGTCGAGAGAGGCACAGGACCTCATTCACAGGTTACTGCGCAAAAACCCCGCAGATCGCTTGAGTCTTTCCTCAGTCTTGGATCACCCTTTTATGTCCAGGGGTAGCTCTGCACGGAGCAGAGATCTGGGAACCTCAGAAGATTCTATGGACAGTGGAAATGCCACCATCTCTACAACCTTCATGGGCTCTTCCAGCATCAGTACCAGTGGTAGcttgaaggaaaagaagaagctgTTAGTTGGACAGCCACTCCcaaataaaatcactttttttcctgcaaacaAGAATTCCAGTAATAATTCATTGGGAGAGGGAAGTGGTTCTTTCCGACAGTGGGGAATTCAGGGAAAGGAAGGTGGAGTAAATGGCAGGGGAAGAACCACACAGCCTGCTGAGGAGAGGCCACATTCCCGCTACCTCCGAAGAGCCCACTCCTCAGACAGGTCCGGCACATCCCACAGCCAGACTCAAGGCATATCCAACATCATGGATCGATGTCACTCTTTGGAAGTGCTTTCCAAGCCTAAAATAGGAACAAGGGAGAACACAGAATACTTTTCACCTGCCAACAGCTATACTGATATAGGAGAAATATTTAAGAAGACTTCTAGTACTTCTGGCTCTTTTGAAGAGCAGATATCCCCACCTGTAAAAGATCAACCACA CTCAAATTATCTGTGCCCAGTGAAACCCCAGGTTGGTTTGTTAGAGCAGAAGTCCCAGGCTGAGACAATGCAGCAGTGGCTTGGAAGCATGCAAACAAATG ATCCTCTGGGACCACCTGCAGACCTGACTGGCAAGAGTAACGCACAGGGGGGTTTTCGGTACCACCTGGATGTGCAGCAGGATGCACCAAGGAATGCATGGAACACCTTGAAAGATATAAGGAATCACGGTGCATCTGGTGACTGTCCACAGTCTTTAAACCAGAGAAACCCAAAGCAATGCATCCCTGGAGTTCTctgcaaaaatgagaaaattcagcCTGGCCTTTGGCTGAACTCCAGAATGACATGTGGCCTTTGGTCGACTCCAGAGCAAAACCAAACTTGTGGCCAAGAACCATCAGCACACCAGAAAGCTACACTGCGAAGTGTTGTGTCACCTCTCACTGCTCACAGGCTGAAACCCATcaggcaaaaaaccaaaaatgcagTG gTGAGCATTCTAGATACTGGGGAAGTATGTATGGAGTTTCTGAAAGAACACCGCTCACAGGAACTTGTGAAAGAAGTTCTCAGAATATCTTGTGATGGAAATGTG ATTGCAGTTTATCATCCAAATGAAGGAAGAGGTTTCCTTCTTGATGACagacctcctcctcctcctgaagGCATCTGCACATATAATTTTGACAACTTGCCAG aaaagtACTGGAAAAAATACCAGTATGCAGCTAAGTTTGTGCAGTTGGTGagaacaaaaacccccaaagtgACCTTTTATACAAGATATGCCAAGTGCATGTTGATGGAAAATTCACCCCCTGCAGATGTTGAAATTTGTTTCTATGATG GAGCAAAGATCCATAAGACAGCTGGTATAACTCGTGTGATTGAAAAGTCAGGGAAATCCTTCACTTTGAAAGGAGAAAGCGAAGCAGGGTTGAAGAAGGAAATCCAGGCTTATATGGATCATGCAAATGAG GGACATCGTATATGCCTTGCACTGGAATGTGCTGTtttggaagaagagaaaaggagtggAAGTGCTCCATTTTTTCCAATAATTGTTGGAAG aaaacctGGTAATACTGAATCGCCACAGGATGTAACACCTCCACTGTTGGACAAGATGAACTATTCAAAAGAAGTTGTGGCATTGGATAGAAATCAAGCTGCCAGTTCTACTCCAGTTCAGACTCCAAACTCTGCTCCT GTGGTGCCCTGTGAAAAGCCTACGTTTCTGACTAACACTGTTGAAAAGACCTGCTCCTCTGTTCATCAAATGGAATGCAGTCCAAATTCAGCCCAACTTGTCAAATCtgtttttgtgaaaaatgttgGTTGGGCTTCTCAG CTGACCAGTGGAGCAGTATGGGTTCAGTTCAATGATGGATCCCAGCTGGTAGCCCAAGCAGGTGTCTCTTCCATCACTTACACATCTCCAGATGGCCAGACAACCAG GTATGGAGAAGATGATAAGTTGCCAGAATACATCAAAGAGAAGCTGCACTGTCTGTCTTCTATTCTTGTAATGTTTACCAATCCAGCTGGTCCTCACTGA
- the PLK4 gene encoding serine/threonine-protein kinase PLK4 isoform X2, with protein MATCIGERIEDFKVGNLLGKGSFAGVYRAVSLKTGLEVAIKMIDKKAMHKVGMVQRVQNEVKIHCQLKHPSILELYNYFEDSNYVYLILEICHNGEMSRYIKNRKKPFSEDEARHFLHQIITGMLYLHSHGILHRDLTLSNILLTSNMNVKIADFGLATQLKMPHEKHYTMCGTPNYISPEIATRSPHGLESDVWSLGCMFYTLLIGKPPFDTDTVRNTLNKVVLADYEMPAFLSREAQDLIHRLLRKNPADRLSLSSVLDHPFMSRGSSARSRDLGTSEDSMDSGNATISTTFMGSSSISTSGSLKEKKKLLVGQPLPNKITFFPANKNSSNNSLGEGSGSFRQWGIQGKEGGVNGRGRTTQPAEERPHSRYLRRAHSSDRSGTSHSQTQGISNIMDRCHSLEVLSKPKIGTRENTEYFSPANSYTDIGEIFKKTSSTSGSFEEQISPPVKDQPHSNYLCPVKPQVGLLEQKSQAETMQQWLGSMQTNDPLGPPADLTGKSNAQGGFRYHLDVQQDAPRNAWNTLKDIRNHGASGDCPQSLNQRNPKQCIPGVLCKNEKIQPGLWLNSRMTCGLWSTPEQNQTCGQEPSAHQKATLRSVVSPLTAHRLKPIRQKTKNAVVSILDTGEVCMEFLKEHRSQELVKEVLRISCDGNVIAVYHPNEGRGFLLDDRPPPPPEGICTYNFDNLPEKYWKKYQYAAKFVQLVRTKTPKVTFYTRYAKCMLMENSPPADVEICFYDGAKIHKTAGITRVIEKSGKSFTLKGESEAGLKKEIQAYMDHANEGHRICLALECAVLEEEKRSGSAPFFPIIVGRKPGNTESPQDVTPPLLDKMNYSKEVVALDRNQAASSTPVQTPNSAPVVPCEKPTFLTNTVEKTCSSVHQMECSPNSAQLVKSVFVKNVGWASQLTSGAVWVQFNDGSQLVAQAGVSSITYTSPDGQTTRYGEDDKLPEYIKEKLHCLSSILVMFTNPAGPH; from the exons ATGGCGACCTGCATCGGCGAGAGGATAGAG GATTTCAAGGTGGGGAACCTCCTGGGGAAGGGCTCCTTCGCAGGGGTCTACAGAGCAGTATCCCTGAAAACCGGCCTGGAAGTGGCCATCAAAATG ATAGACAAAAAAGCCATGCACAAAGTTGGAATGGTACAGAGAGTTCAGAATGAGGTGAAAATACATTGTCAGCTGAAGCATCCATCTATACTTGAG ctttataACTATTTTGAAGATAGCAACTACGTGTACTTGATACTTGAGATATGTCACAATGGTGAAATGAGCAGATAcataaagaacagaaagaaaccCTTTTCAGAAGATGaag CACGACACTTCTTGCACCAGATTATCACAGGTATGCTGTACCTCCATTCCCACGGAATATTGCACCGGGACCTCACCCTCTCCAATATCTTACTCACCAGTAACATGAATGTCAAGATTGCTGATTTTGGGTTGGCGACTCAGCTGAAGATGCCTCATGAGAAGCATTACACCATGTGTGGGACTCCGAATTACATTTCTCCGGAGATAGCCACGAGGAGCCCGCACGGGCTGGAGTCTGACGTGTGGTCTCTGGGCTGTATGTTTTACACTCTTCTCATTGGCAAGCCACCTTTTGACACGGACACGGTCAGGAACACGCTGAATAAAGTGGTGCTGGCAGACTATGAAATGCCAGCCTTCTTGTCGAGAGAGGCACAGGACCTCATTCACAGGTTACTGCGCAAAAACCCCGCAGATCGCTTGAGTCTTTCCTCAGTCTTGGATCACCCTTTTATGTCCAGGGGTAGCTCTGCACGGAGCAGAGATCTGGGAACCTCAGAAGATTCTATGGACAGTGGAAATGCCACCATCTCTACAACCTTCATGGGCTCTTCCAGCATCAGTACCAGTGGTAGcttgaaggaaaagaagaagctgTTAGTTGGACAGCCACTCCcaaataaaatcactttttttcctgcaaacaAGAATTCCAGTAATAATTCATTGGGAGAGGGAAGTGGTTCTTTCCGACAGTGGGGAATTCAGGGAAAGGAAGGTGGAGTAAATGGCAGGGGAAGAACCACACAGCCTGCTGAGGAGAGGCCACATTCCCGCTACCTCCGAAGAGCCCACTCCTCAGACAGGTCCGGCACATCCCACAGCCAGACTCAAGGCATATCCAACATCATGGATCGATGTCACTCTTTGGAAGTGCTTTCCAAGCCTAAAATAGGAACAAGGGAGAACACAGAATACTTTTCACCTGCCAACAGCTATACTGATATAGGAGAAATATTTAAGAAGACTTCTAGTACTTCTGGCTCTTTTGAAGAGCAGATATCCCCACCTGTAAAAGATCAACCACA CTCAAATTATCTGTGCCCAGTGAAACCCCAGGTTGGTTTGTTAGAGCAGAAGTCCCAGGCTGAGACAATGCAGCAGTGGCTTGGAAGCATGCAAACAAATG ATCCTCTGGGACCACCTGCAGACCTGACTGGCAAGAGTAACGCACAGGGGGGTTTTCGGTACCACCTGGATGTGCAGCAGGATGCACCAAGGAATGCATGGAACACCTTGAAAGATATAAGGAATCACGGTGCATCTGGTGACTGTCCACAGTCTTTAAACCAGAGAAACCCAAAGCAATGCATCCCTGGAGTTCTctgcaaaaatgagaaaattcagcCTGGCCTTTGGCTGAACTCCAGAATGACATGTGGCCTTTGGTCGACTCCAGAGCAAAACCAAACTTGTGGCCAAGAACCATCAGCACACCAGAAAGCTACACTGCGAAGTGTTGTGTCACCTCTCACTGCTCACAGGCTGAAACCCATcaggcaaaaaaccaaaaatgcagTG gTGAGCATTCTAGATACTGGGGAAGTATGTATGGAGTTTCTGAAAGAACACCGCTCACAGGAACTTGTGAAAGAAGTTCTCAGAATATCTTGTGATGGAAATGTG ATTGCAGTTTATCATCCAAATGAAGGAAGAGGTTTCCTTCTTGATGACagacctcctcctcctcctgaagGCATCTGCACATATAATTTTGACAACTTGCCAG aaaagtACTGGAAAAAATACCAGTATGCAGCTAAGTTTGTGCAGTTGGTGagaacaaaaacccccaaagtgACCTTTTATACAAGATATGCCAAGTGCATGTTGATGGAAAATTCACCCCCTGCAGATGTTGAAATTTGTTTCTATGATG GAGCAAAGATCCATAAGACAGCTGGTATAACTCGTGTGATTGAAAAGTCAGGGAAATCCTTCACTTTGAAAGGAGAAAGCGAAGCAGGGTTGAAGAAGGAAATCCAGGCTTATATGGATCATGCAAATGAG GGACATCGTATATGCCTTGCACTGGAATGTGCTGTtttggaagaagagaaaaggagtggAAGTGCTCCATTTTTTCCAATAATTGTTGGAAG aaaacctGGTAATACTGAATCGCCACAGGATGTAACACCTCCACTGTTGGACAAGATGAACTATTCAAAAGAAGTTGTGGCATTGGATAGAAATCAAGCTGCCAGTTCTACTCCAGTTCAGACTCCAAACTCTGCTCCT GTGGTGCCCTGTGAAAAGCCTACGTTTCTGACTAACACTGTTGAAAAGACCTGCTCCTCTGTTCATCAAATGGAATGCAGTCCAAATTCAGCCCAACTTGTCAAATCtgtttttgtgaaaaatgttgGTTGGGCTTCTCAG CTGACCAGTGGAGCAGTATGGGTTCAGTTCAATGATGGATCCCAGCTGGTAGCCCAAGCAGGTGTCTCTTCCATCACTTACACATCTCCAGATGGCCAGACAACCAG GTATGGAGAAGATGATAAGTTGCCAGAATACATCAAAGAGAAGCTGCACTGTCTGTCTTCTATTCTTGTAATGTTTACCAATCCAGCTGGTCCTCACTGA